The proteins below come from a single Plodia interpunctella isolate USDA-ARS_2022_Savannah chromosome 21, ilPloInte3.2, whole genome shotgun sequence genomic window:
- the LOC128679346 gene encoding protein D2-like isoform X3 translates to MYLVRIFTSVAIILFECQYVPADICQSFMAHDLVPDIVSYPPKCSVSITFPSGGEVLEGKELPLSEVQGYPILWWGAKEGILTDADAPSSEAPVARSFLHWLKMNVIMDDVTTGDTVVELTNSYPEPDTGLHRYVFLVYEQPEKIRFLDAYPNSSCRGRMNFCPDEFAEKYNIGHPVAGNFYLTKNINISK, encoded by the exons atgtatttagtaCGCATATTTACGTCGGTGGCTATAATACTATTTGAATGTCAATATGTGCCGGCAGATATATGTCAATCGTTCATGGCACATGATCTTGTACCAGATATCGTGTCGTATCCACCGAAGTGTTCAGTAAGT ATAACGTTCCCGTCCGGAGGAGAAGTATTGGAGGGCAAGGAACTGCCATTGAGTGAAGTTCAGGGCTATCCTATACTGTGGTGGGGCGCCAAAGAAGGg ATATTAACAGACGCGGATGCACCATCGTCTGAAGCGCCCGTCGCTCGCTCATTCCTCCACTGGCTGAAGATGAACGTCATCATGGATGACGTCACGACCGGAGACACCGTGGTGGAACTGACCAACTCCTACCCAGAGCCCGACACGGGCCTGCACAGATACGTGTTCTTGGTGTACGAACAGCCTGAGAAAATCAGATTTTTGGACGCTTACCCCAA ttcTTCATGTCGGGGTCGTATGAACTTTTGTCCGGATGAATTCGccgaaaaatataatattgggCACCCCGTAGCTGGCAACTTTtatctaacaaaaaatataaatatatctaaataa
- the LOC128679346 gene encoding protein D2-like isoform X1 yields the protein MYLVRIFTSVAIILFECQYVPADICQSFMAHDLVPDIVSYPPKCSVSITFPSGGEVLEGKELPLSEVQGYPILWWGAKEGVYYTIMFCDADAPSSEAPVARSFLHWLKMNVIMDDVTTGDTVVELTNSYPEPDTGLHRYVFLVYEQPEKIRFLDAYPNSSCRGRMNFCPDEFAEKYNIGHPVAGNFYLTKNINISK from the exons atgtatttagtaCGCATATTTACGTCGGTGGCTATAATACTATTTGAATGTCAATATGTGCCGGCAGATATATGTCAATCGTTCATGGCACATGATCTTGTACCAGATATCGTGTCGTATCCACCGAAGTGTTCAGTAAGT ATAACGTTCCCGTCCGGAGGAGAAGTATTGGAGGGCAAGGAACTGCCATTGAGTGAAGTTCAGGGCTATCCTATACTGTGGTGGGGCGCCAAAGAAGGggtatactatactataatgTTTTGCg ACGCGGATGCACCATCGTCTGAAGCGCCCGTCGCTCGCTCATTCCTCCACTGGCTGAAGATGAACGTCATCATGGATGACGTCACGACCGGAGACACCGTGGTGGAACTGACCAACTCCTACCCAGAGCCCGACACGGGCCTGCACAGATACGTGTTCTTGGTGTACGAACAGCCTGAGAAAATCAGATTTTTGGACGCTTACCCCAA ttcTTCATGTCGGGGTCGTATGAACTTTTGTCCGGATGAATTCGccgaaaaatataatattgggCACCCCGTAGCTGGCAACTTTtatctaacaaaaaatataaatatatctaaataa
- the LOC128679346 gene encoding protein D2-like isoform X2 produces the protein MYLVRIFTSVAIILFECQYVPADICQSFMAHDLVPDIVSYPPKCSITFPSGGEVLEGKELPLSEVQGYPILWWGAKEGVYYTIMFCDADAPSSEAPVARSFLHWLKMNVIMDDVTTGDTVVELTNSYPEPDTGLHRYVFLVYEQPEKIRFLDAYPNSSCRGRMNFCPDEFAEKYNIGHPVAGNFYLTKNINISK, from the exons atgtatttagtaCGCATATTTACGTCGGTGGCTATAATACTATTTGAATGTCAATATGTGCCGGCAGATATATGTCAATCGTTCATGGCACATGATCTTGTACCAGATATCGTGTCGTATCCACCGAAGTGTTCA ATAACGTTCCCGTCCGGAGGAGAAGTATTGGAGGGCAAGGAACTGCCATTGAGTGAAGTTCAGGGCTATCCTATACTGTGGTGGGGCGCCAAAGAAGGggtatactatactataatgTTTTGCg ACGCGGATGCACCATCGTCTGAAGCGCCCGTCGCTCGCTCATTCCTCCACTGGCTGAAGATGAACGTCATCATGGATGACGTCACGACCGGAGACACCGTGGTGGAACTGACCAACTCCTACCCAGAGCCCGACACGGGCCTGCACAGATACGTGTTCTTGGTGTACGAACAGCCTGAGAAAATCAGATTTTTGGACGCTTACCCCAA ttcTTCATGTCGGGGTCGTATGAACTTTTGTCCGGATGAATTCGccgaaaaatataatattgggCACCCCGTAGCTGGCAACTTTtatctaacaaaaaatataaatatatctaaataa
- the LOC128679345 gene encoding protein D2-like: MSAKFHWVLMVVFVCGCHAGAASIAESFTSYKLVPNIVTKAPANVISVKFPSGAVVDLGNELSKPQVALTPSVSWNAGDGLYTVIMFDPDAPSPSNPFISSFLHWLVINVQKDGIASGDTIAEYLHPYPPPFGDIHRYVFLVYQQRERLPVKDFIAYSTIGRFKFSPQDFADNFNLGDPVAGNFFRTQFNSLKTDKLF; encoded by the exons ATGTCTGCTAAATTTCATTGGGTTCTTATGGTTGTCTTCGTTTGTGGATGTCACGCTGGTGCCGCAAGTATTGCGGAGTCGTTCACGTCATACAAACTTGTACCTAATATTGTAACAAAAGCACCGGCTAATGTAATAAGc gtGAAATTCCCAAGCGGTGCTGTAGTGGATTTAGGTAATGAATTGTCTAAGCCCCAAGTGGCGCTTACCCCTTCAGTCTCTTGGAACGCTGGAGATGGGCTATACACTGTTATCATGTTTG ATCCTGATGCACCGAGTCCTTCAAACCCGTTCATCAGTTCCTTCCTCCATTGGCTGGTGATAAACGTACAGAAAGATGGCATCGCGAGCGGGGACACTATTGCCGAATATTTGCACCCTTACCCCCCTCCGTTCGGTGACATTCATCGATATGTCTTCTTGGTGTATCAGCAAAGAGAACGGTTGCCAGTGAAGGACTTTATCGCTTA CTCAACTATTGGCCGATTCAAATTTTCGCCTCAAGATTTTGCGGATAACTTCAACCTCGGGGATCCCGTTGCCGGCAACTTCTTCCGTACACAATTCAACAGTTTGAAAACGGATAAATTGTTCTAA
- the LOC128679346 gene encoding protein D2-like isoform X4 — protein sequence MAHDLVPDIVSYPPKCSVSITFPSGGEVLEGKELPLSEVQGYPILWWGAKEGVYYTIMFCDADAPSSEAPVARSFLHWLKMNVIMDDVTTGDTVVELTNSYPEPDTGLHRYVFLVYEQPEKIRFLDAYPNSSCRGRMNFCPDEFAEKYNIGHPVAGNFYLTKNINISK from the exons ATGGCACATGATCTTGTACCAGATATCGTGTCGTATCCACCGAAGTGTTCAGTAAGT ATAACGTTCCCGTCCGGAGGAGAAGTATTGGAGGGCAAGGAACTGCCATTGAGTGAAGTTCAGGGCTATCCTATACTGTGGTGGGGCGCCAAAGAAGGggtatactatactataatgTTTTGCg ACGCGGATGCACCATCGTCTGAAGCGCCCGTCGCTCGCTCATTCCTCCACTGGCTGAAGATGAACGTCATCATGGATGACGTCACGACCGGAGACACCGTGGTGGAACTGACCAACTCCTACCCAGAGCCCGACACGGGCCTGCACAGATACGTGTTCTTGGTGTACGAACAGCCTGAGAAAATCAGATTTTTGGACGCTTACCCCAA ttcTTCATGTCGGGGTCGTATGAACTTTTGTCCGGATGAATTCGccgaaaaatataatattgggCACCCCGTAGCTGGCAACTTTtatctaacaaaaaatataaatatatctaaataa